A window of Calliopsis andreniformis isolate RMS-2024a chromosome 3, iyCalAndr_principal, whole genome shotgun sequence contains these coding sequences:
- the LOC143188601 gene encoding zwei Ig domain protein zig-8-like isoform X3 — protein MKKYLAFQDFMKSSKDGGIASCLRNFRTDFLEEWPTPGTGPHFDTTMQSNFTGLVGKTVHLVCKVKNLGNRTVSWVRHRDIHLLTVGRYTYTSDQRFEALHAPHTEDWTLKIRYPQRKDSGIYECQISTTPPIGHPIYLTIVEPITIIVGAPDLFVNKGSTINLTCVVKYAPEPPPMMIWSHNTEVINFDSPRGGISLVTEKGPETTSRLMIQKAVPSDSGIYTCEPSNANPSSIKVHVVNEEHPAAMHHGDGSSSYAKTRPMCFIILVIANVIFI, from the exons GTGGTATAGCGTCATGTCTACGAAATTTTCGAACCGACTTTCTGGAGGAATGGCCAACTCCTGGAACGGGACCTCATTTCGACACCACTATGCAGTCAAACTTTACCGGTCTGGTGGGGAAAACTGTGCACTTGGTATGCAAAGTGAAAAACCTTGGAAATCGAACG GTTTCTTGGGTGAGGCATCGAGACATACATTTGTTAACGGTGGGTCGTTATACGTACACGAGCGATCAGCGTTTCGAGGCTCTACATGCTCCTCACACAGAAGACTGGACGCTGAAGATACGATATCCTCAGCGCAAGGACTCCGGTATTTATGAGTGCCAAATATCCACGACACCGCCTATCGGTCATCCTATTTATCTAACCATAGTCG AGCCCATTACCATTATCGTTGGCGCTCCTGACCTATTCGTAAATAAGGGCAGCACAATTAACCTGACTTGCGTCGTGAAATATGCCCCAGAACCACCGCCCATGATGATCTGGAGTCATAACACAGAA GTAATTAATTTCGACTCGCCACGTGGCGGTATCAGCTTGGTGACGGAGAAAGGTCCTGAAACGACCAGCCGTTTAATGATCCAGAAAGCGGTGCCGAGCGATTCCGGGATCTACACTTGCGAGCCGAGCAACGCAAATCCTAGCAGCATTAAGGTGCACGTCGTTAACG AAGAACATCCGGCTGCGATGCACCACGGGGATGGCAGTTCATCGTACGCCAAAACACGGCCGATGTGTTTTATAATTTTAGTAATAGCTAACGTAATATTTATATAA
- the LOC143177236 gene encoding tubulin glycylase 3A yields MDLPLDLRMFHLRRSRDIKTTRDSTVAVYTNEDKANQSSCKLGPLINLEKKESPVNPYNRADWTRMNSKWPLPDTDDNEISAVNSLPQLDCGAFPKSYMDTCSCCPRETFDKHDTDAITNYTSIILKDDSCCRAHWMRKESYQKIKAKVSKAVKRHKIFLIRGELPKLKEALERRGWVQKYEATKTRTLPYGSVASLEARSLGDLTQQDGTLNEKAVIFALLRHKSPDFIWDCRNDFVDWHRGLSCNTLLNRYQKPSVYTSKLGMARLLEEAHWLYEKDVSSVLFPRSYNLSREPKAFLEDFRLTAAAGLLKWFVERMQDGRDTVNLGQRTIPMSRLEFAIKRCEEFIACANHQNTDEDFVTELSEEEWNSFLDDYTVTVHDGGGIEVTSEKSEEHLQKYFEAANLTLSKLKEVDPQYELNGMRNIWILKPSELCCGTGISISHNLKDIFRRIKGRPKDYFIVQKYIERPLLIHDTKFDIRQWYLVTNTFPMTIWLFKEGLLRFSSKPYTFSTYHEAIHICNTAIQEKYDEERRRRRKRGNSEEVVKSIRDQGWDCEKLNEYLKQTGLEGEPYYDKIYPKMSEAIVLTMLASQEHMDRRRCSFELYGADFVVMDDLSVWLIEINTNPRMHPPSSRITKRLYSSVLQSLVKVVMDVPLNAAADTGGFSLVYKQNIPDFRPYLGPCLFVFGKSITLQEHPRKREKRKKVNNWVKQQQQQQHHHHHRAWTAPPMIPRLREPKIVDFIDYLNTARCTAAN; encoded by the exons ATGGATTTACCGCTCGATTTAAG AATGTTTCACCTTCGCCGGTCAAGGGACATTAAGACCACAAGAGACAGCACGGTGGCGGTCTACACGAATGAAGATAAAGCGAATCAATCCAGCTGCAAATTGGGCCCTTTGATCAACCTAGAAAAGAAGGAGAGCCCGGTGAATCCGTACAATCGGGCGGACTGGACCAGAATGAATTCGAAATGGCCACTTCCGGACACGGATGACAATGAGATCAGTGCTGTTAACAGCCTGCCGCAGCTTGACTGCGGAGCATTCCCGAAATCGTACATGGACACGTGTTCCTGTTGCCCTCGGGAGACCTTTGACAAGCACGACACAGACGCAATCACCAACTACACCAGTATCATTCTCAAAGACGATAGTTGTTGCAGGGCCCACTGGATGAGGAAAGAATCTTATCAAAAAATTAAGGCGAAAGTCAGCAAAGCTGTTAAG aggcataaaatatttttgataCGCGGCGAGTTGCCAAAATTGAAGGAAGCCCTAGAAAGAAGAGGTTGGGTGCAAAAATACGAAGCCACAAAAACAAGAACCCTACCTTACG GTAGCGTAGCCAGTTTGGAAGCAAGATCATTGGGTGATCTAACTCAACAGGACGGAACATTAAACGAGAAGGCGGTGATTTTCGCTTTATTACGTCACAAATCACCGGACTTTATATGGGACTGTCGAAACGACTTTGTAGACTGGCATCGTGGACTGAGCTGTAACACTCTGCTCAATAGATATCAAAAGCCTTCCGTCTATACGTCTAAG CTAGGAATGGCTCGTTTGTTGGAAGAGGCACACTGGTTGTACGAAAAGGACGTGTCGAGCGTGCTATTCCCGCGAAGTTATAACCTGAGCAGAGAGCCGAAAGCTTTCCTCGAAGATTTTCGTCTAACCGCTGCCGCTGGTCTGTTGAAATGGTTCGTAGAAAGAATGCAGGATGGTCGCGATACGGTGAACCTGGGGCAGCGTACGATTCCAATGAGTCGTCTGGAATTCGCTATAAAACGCTGCGAAGAATTTATTGCTTGCGCAAACCACCAAAACACAGATGAAGACTTTGTCACCGAGCTTTCGGAAGAGGAATGGAATTCTTTTTTAGACGATTACACTGTGACCGTCCATGACGGAGGTGGAATCGAAGTTACGTCCGAAAAGAGTGAAGAACACTTACAA AAATATTTTGAAGCGGCAAATTTGACTCTGTCGAAGTTGAAGGAGGTCGATCCGCAGTACGAATTGAATGGAATGCGGAACATTTGGATCCTGAAACCGAGTGAACTTTGCTGCGGCACCGGAATCAGCATATCTCATAACTTGAAGGACATATTCCGAAGAATAAAAGGCAGACCAAAAGACTATTTCATCGTTCAGAAATATATCG AACGTCCTTTACTGATCCACGATACAAAGTTTGATATAAGGCAGTGGTATTTAGTGACCAATACGTTTCCAATGACAATATGGCTATTCAA GGAGGGACTACTTCGGTTCAGCTCGAAGCCCTACACTTTCTCAACTTATCACGAAGCGATTCATATCTGCAATACCGCCATTCAAGAGAAGTACGACGAGGAAAGGAGGAGAAGGAGGAAACGTGGAAATTCCGAGGAAGTCGTAAAATCGATTCGCGATCAGGGATGGGACTGCGAGAAGCTGAACGAATATTTAAA GCAAACGGGACTCGAGGGTGAGCCTTATTATGACAAGATCTACCCGAAAATGTCAGAAGCTATAGTTCTGACGATGCTGGCCTCCCAAGAACACATGGATAGACGGCGTTGCAGCTTCGAACTGTACGGAGCCGACTTCGTCGTGATGGATGACCTTTCCGTCTGGCTGATCGAAATCAACACGAATCCTCGAATGCATCCACCTAGTTCGAGAATTACCAAGCGCCTCTATTCCAGTGTCCTCCAAAGCTTGGTTAAAG TGGTAATGGATGTTCCTCTGAATGCAGCCGCCGACACGGGTGGTTTCAGTCTCGTCTACAAGCAAAATATACCCGACTTTCGGCCTTATCTCGGCCCTTGCCTCTTCGTGTTCGGCAAGTCGATAACGTTGCAAGAACACCCGCGAAAACGGGAGAAAAGGAAGAAGGTGAACAATTGGGTgaaacagcaacagcagcagcagcaccaccaccaccaccgtgCATGGACTGCTCCACCTATGATTCCACGCTTGAGGGAACCAAAAATAGTCGACTTCATCGACTACTTGAATACCGCCCGCTGCACCGCAGCCAACTGA
- the LOC143188601 gene encoding zwei Ig domain protein zig-8-like isoform X4, with product MSTSLPILVCFIISFGGIASCLRNFRTDFLEEWPTPGTGPHFDTTMQSNFTGLVGKTVHLVCKVKNLGNRTVSWVRHRDIHLLTVGRYTYTSDQRFEALHAPHTEDWTLKIRYPQRKDSGIYECQISTTPPIGHPIYLTIVEPITIIVGAPDLFVNKGSTINLTCVVKYAPEPPPMMIWSHNTEVINFDSPRGGISLVTEKGPETTSRLMIQKAVPSDSGIYTCEPSNANPSSIKVHVVNEEHPAAMHHGDGSSSYAKTRPMCFIILVIANVIFI from the exons GTGGTATAGCGTCATGTCTACGAAATTTTCGAACCGACTTTCTGGAGGAATGGCCAACTCCTGGAACGGGACCTCATTTCGACACCACTATGCAGTCAAACTTTACCGGTCTGGTGGGGAAAACTGTGCACTTGGTATGCAAAGTGAAAAACCTTGGAAATCGAACG GTTTCTTGGGTGAGGCATCGAGACATACATTTGTTAACGGTGGGTCGTTATACGTACACGAGCGATCAGCGTTTCGAGGCTCTACATGCTCCTCACACAGAAGACTGGACGCTGAAGATACGATATCCTCAGCGCAAGGACTCCGGTATTTATGAGTGCCAAATATCCACGACACCGCCTATCGGTCATCCTATTTATCTAACCATAGTCG AGCCCATTACCATTATCGTTGGCGCTCCTGACCTATTCGTAAATAAGGGCAGCACAATTAACCTGACTTGCGTCGTGAAATATGCCCCAGAACCACCGCCCATGATGATCTGGAGTCATAACACAGAA GTAATTAATTTCGACTCGCCACGTGGCGGTATCAGCTTGGTGACGGAGAAAGGTCCTGAAACGACCAGCCGTTTAATGATCCAGAAAGCGGTGCCGAGCGATTCCGGGATCTACACTTGCGAGCCGAGCAACGCAAATCCTAGCAGCATTAAGGTGCACGTCGTTAACG AAGAACATCCGGCTGCGATGCACCACGGGGATGGCAGTTCATCGTACGCCAAAACACGGCCGATGTGTTTTATAATTTTAGTAATAGCTAACGTAATATTTATATAA
- the LOC143188601 gene encoding zwei Ig domain protein zig-8-like isoform X2, with product MANIQRAVPESNAHMPRSSSRAAQNSGGIASCLRNFRTDFLEEWPTPGTGPHFDTTMQSNFTGLVGKTVHLVCKVKNLGNRTVSWVRHRDIHLLTVGRYTYTSDQRFEALHAPHTEDWTLKIRYPQRKDSGIYECQISTTPPIGHPIYLTIVEPITIIVGAPDLFVNKGSTINLTCVVKYAPEPPPMMIWSHNTEVINFDSPRGGISLVTEKGPETTSRLMIQKAVPSDSGIYTCEPSNANPSSIKVHVVNEEHPAAMHHGDGSSSYAKTRPMCFIILVIANVIFI from the exons GTGGTATAGCGTCATGTCTACGAAATTTTCGAACCGACTTTCTGGAGGAATGGCCAACTCCTGGAACGGGACCTCATTTCGACACCACTATGCAGTCAAACTTTACCGGTCTGGTGGGGAAAACTGTGCACTTGGTATGCAAAGTGAAAAACCTTGGAAATCGAACG GTTTCTTGGGTGAGGCATCGAGACATACATTTGTTAACGGTGGGTCGTTATACGTACACGAGCGATCAGCGTTTCGAGGCTCTACATGCTCCTCACACAGAAGACTGGACGCTGAAGATACGATATCCTCAGCGCAAGGACTCCGGTATTTATGAGTGCCAAATATCCACGACACCGCCTATCGGTCATCCTATTTATCTAACCATAGTCG AGCCCATTACCATTATCGTTGGCGCTCCTGACCTATTCGTAAATAAGGGCAGCACAATTAACCTGACTTGCGTCGTGAAATATGCCCCAGAACCACCGCCCATGATGATCTGGAGTCATAACACAGAA GTAATTAATTTCGACTCGCCACGTGGCGGTATCAGCTTGGTGACGGAGAAAGGTCCTGAAACGACCAGCCGTTTAATGATCCAGAAAGCGGTGCCGAGCGATTCCGGGATCTACACTTGCGAGCCGAGCAACGCAAATCCTAGCAGCATTAAGGTGCACGTCGTTAACG AAGAACATCCGGCTGCGATGCACCACGGGGATGGCAGTTCATCGTACGCCAAAACACGGCCGATGTGTTTTATAATTTTAGTAATAGCTAACGTAATATTTATATAA